One genomic window of Ilyobacter polytropus DSM 2926 includes the following:
- a CDS encoding RluA family pseudouridine synthase: protein MEHKIDKNFHDTRLDKYIRKKYEGINLTEIFKLIRKGRIKVNGKKVKQNYRLQDGDIVKVFYMGGETAVKKFIDLSPKETEYIKKGIVYEDEDVLLFNKSPNMVMHKGSGHDYGLSEMLKSYYQREDFTFINRIDKATSGLIIGAKNLPMTRKLSEDMRDGNINKRYYILVEGRVDREEFQIKSYLKKTDTHVVELEKYEKGAKESISYFKVVQRGKNRTILEGTLGTGRTHQLRVHLANLGHPIVGDAKYGENTRGEMCLFSHYTEILSLGIKVDLPLPEVFKNKLTK, encoded by the coding sequence ATGGAGCATAAGATAGATAAAAACTTTCATGACACGAGACTTGATAAATATATAAGGAAGAAGTACGAGGGGATAAACCTAACTGAGATCTTTAAACTTATAAGAAAAGGCCGAATAAAGGTCAACGGGAAAAAAGTAAAGCAGAATTACAGACTCCAGGATGGAGATATAGTAAAGGTCTTTTATATGGGGGGAGAGACTGCTGTAAAAAAATTCATAGATCTTTCCCCAAAAGAGACAGAGTATATAAAAAAAGGTATAGTCTATGAAGATGAGGATGTTCTTTTGTTTAATAAGTCTCCAAACATGGTTATGCACAAGGGAAGCGGTCATGACTATGGTCTCTCAGAGATGCTAAAATCTTACTATCAAAGAGAAGATTTTACATTTATTAATAGAATAGACAAGGCGACTTCCGGTCTCATAATAGGTGCAAAAAATCTCCCTATGACGAGAAAACTATCTGAAGATATGAGAGATGGGAATATAAACAAGAGATATTATATACTGGTAGAGGGAAGAGTAGACAGGGAAGAATTTCAGATAAAAAGCTACCTTAAAAAGACAGATACCCATGTGGTAGAGTTAGAAAAGTATGAAAAAGGTGCAAAAGAGAGTATAAGTTATTTTAAAGTAGTCCAAAGAGGAAAAAACAGAACCATATTAGAGGGGACACTTGGCACAGGAAGGACTCATCAACTGAGGGTGCACCTGGCCAACCTGGGACATCCTATCGTAGGAGATGCGAAATACGGGGAAAACACCAGAGGGGAGATGTGTTTGTTTTCTCATTATACTGAGATATTGTCTTTGGGTATAAAAGTAGATTTACCACTTCCTGAGGTTTTTAAAAACAAATTGACAAAGTAA
- a CDS encoding KTSC domain-containing protein — protein sequence MKTKNFKSRLIYSIEYIFSEKLLVVELNKGGIYKYFGVPFSEYLKLRFSKSPGHYYTNLIKNNGKYRFEKHDIIPLKIR from the coding sequence ATGAAAACCAAAAACTTTAAATCCAGATTGATTTATTCTATAGAATATATTTTTTCAGAAAAACTCCTTGTTGTAGAGCTCAATAAAGGCGGTATTTATAAATATTTTGGTGTACCTTTTTCTGAATACTTAAAGTTGAGGTTTTCCAAATCTCCGGGCCATTATTATACAAATTTAATTAAAAACAACGGTAAGTATAGATTTGAAAAACATGATATAATACCTCTGAAAATAAGATAG